In Pelosinus sp. UFO1, one genomic interval encodes:
- a CDS encoding DUF1385 domain-containing protein, with the protein MKPKVSIGGQAVIEGVMMRGPGMIATAVREPSGEIIIKKEPFTPVNDRYPILKKPMLRGVVALVESLVQGLKALSFSAQAAGEEGEELSNKEIALTMIFSLGLAIVLFVIIPTYAAKYIHSAITDPRLLNLMEGVLRLSIFLVYITAISRMKDIRRVFEYHGAEHKTIHAYEAGVPLDVEHVRTYTTLHPRCGTNFLLIVMIVSIIMFAFLGWPELWIRIVSRIILMPVVAGLAYEIIRFAGKSEAAWVRVAIMPGLLLQKLTTREPSDDQLEVAIKALEAVRPVEEV; encoded by the coding sequence ATGAAACCGAAAGTAAGTATTGGTGGGCAAGCAGTCATTGAGGGTGTAATGATGCGTGGTCCTGGCATGATTGCAACTGCCGTCAGGGAGCCTTCAGGTGAGATCATCATCAAAAAGGAACCTTTTACACCTGTTAATGACCGGTATCCCATTTTGAAAAAACCGATGCTAAGAGGCGTCGTTGCCTTGGTTGAGTCTTTAGTACAAGGTCTCAAAGCATTATCTTTTTCAGCCCAAGCGGCTGGTGAAGAAGGGGAAGAATTATCAAATAAGGAAATTGCGCTAACCATGATTTTTTCTCTTGGTTTAGCCATTGTGTTATTTGTAATTATCCCTACCTATGCGGCAAAATATATTCATAGTGCAATTACTGATCCAAGATTGTTAAACCTTATGGAAGGCGTATTGAGGCTATCGATCTTCCTAGTATATATTACGGCGATTTCTAGGATGAAGGATATTAGGCGAGTATTTGAATATCACGGAGCTGAACATAAAACAATTCATGCATATGAAGCCGGAGTTCCCTTAGATGTTGAACATGTGCGGACATATACCACGCTGCATCCTAGATGCGGTACCAACTTTTTGCTGATTGTAATGATTGTAAGTATTATTATGTTCGCTTTTCTAGGCTGGCCAGAGTTATGGATCCGCATTGTTTCTCGTATTATACTGATGCCAGTAGTAGCAGGTCTTGCTTATGAAATCATTCGTTTTGCAGGAAAAAGTGAAGCTGCATGGGTACGGGTTGCAATTATGCCAGGTTTATTATTGCAGAAATTAACCACAAGAGAACCAAGTGATGATCAACTGGAAGTGGCTATTAAAGCATTAGAAGCAGTTCGACCAGTAGAAGAAGTATAG